In Pseudoalteromonas tetraodonis, the genomic window CGCTCACCAACAGTATGGCATTGGTTGCTCGCTCGCAAGATGACTTTGCAAAAGCGCGTGCCTTGTACCTTGATAGCCATAAAATCACCACACAATTACAGCTTCCCAATGTAACTGCACTGATAGAGAGTAACTTAGGTTATTTAGCCCTAGATGAGGGCAATATACCCGAAGCTGAGCGCTATTTTAGAAGTGCATTAAGTAATAACCAAAACATTGATAAACGCGCGGGGCAAATCTCAACCGGGCTTAATTTATTAATGGTTTTTTTGATTCAAGAGCAGCAAATTAATTTTGAGCGACTCTATAGCCCAACGGCCACATTAACCCATGCCTTTCCCAACGAAGCGAAACAAGCATTACTTTTTTGGCTTGAAATAGGCTACAAAAATTTGACTGGGGGTTTTATAAGCCAAAAAGACAAACAACAGTTACAAACTGCGTATGAGCAATTAGAAAGCGATAAAATGAAACAACTGGTCGCGCGCTATTTAGCCAACAAGCTAGATGTAGCTGTAACCTTACCCGCCCCTATTGTCGCTAAGGACTTTACCAGCCCTTGGTTTGAGCTGGTAAAGCAATGTGATTGGAAACGCTAAGACTCGATTTAGTCCTTAGCCTATATAAAGCTATACCCCTCTAAAATAAATACTTTAATACTCTCACATCAACTTTCTCTTACTTTCTTTTTTAAAACCAAGCTGCTGTAAATATTAACTTTAATTTAAAAAAATGACATTTTTAAGCTGCAAAATTAGCCAACCCTAGTGAATTTATAATAAGGTAGTCAGGCATACTTGAAAGTTAGCAATTAATATTAAGGATTAATATGACAAAAACTGCTTTACGCTCAACCATTTTGCTACCTGTATTTTTGCCCGCAGTATTTATTATTCTACTTTTGGTGATTGGTACAAGTAGTAACCCTGAACTCGCTGGTCAGGCATTTAGTGTTGCCCTTGCGTGGATAACAGAAACCTTTGGCTGGTTTTATATGTTGTCTGTCGCTATTTTCTTGGTATTTATTGTCTCGGTCGCGGCTTCTAGTTGGGGGAATATAAAATTAGGCCCTGATCATGCAGAGCCACAATACAGCTTTGGTGAATGGTTTGCCATGCTCTTTTCTGCCGGTTATGGCGTGGCACTGCTTTATTTTGGTGTTGCTGAACCTGTGCTGCATTACGCATCCCCGCCATCGGGGGCGGCTGAAACCGTTGATGCCGCCAAGCAGGCAATGCAAATTGCCTTTTTCCATTGGGGATTTCATATTTGGGCTATCTATGGAATTGTTGGTTTAGTGCTTGCTTATTTTGCATTTCGCCATGGCTTACCACTGTCTATTCGCTCTGCCTTGTATCCACTTATTGGCGATAAAATTTATGGCCCAATCGGCCATACTGTGGATGTATTTGCCATATTAGGTACTTTATTTGGTATTGCCACTACACTAGGGCTTTCGGTGACTCAAATAAATGCTGGCCTACATTACTTATGGCCAAACATCCCTATTAATACCACAGTGCAAATTACGGCCATTGCCGTAATTACTGCAGCAGCAACACTCTCAGTGGTGGCCGGTATGGATAAAGGGGTCAAGCGATTATCAATTGTGAATATGACCTTAGCGGTTTCACTAATGGCTTTTGTGTTTTTCATTGGCCCGACTATCCATATTTTAGAATCATTTTTACAAAATACCGGCAGCTACCTAAGCGGTATTGTTGAGCGTACTTTTAATTTACAAGCTTATAGTCGCAGTGATTGGATTGGTAACTGGACTTTATTTATATTTGGCTGGACGATTGCGTGGGCACCGTTTGTGGGTATGTTCATCGCAAAAATTAGCCGTGGTAGAACCATCCGACAATTTGTTGTTGGGGTAATGTTAGTTCCCACTATTTTTACCTTTTTATGGTTTTCAGTCTTTGGTGATACGGCACTTAACTTAATTATGAATGAGGGGTTTGATACGCTTATTGGCGATGTACAAGCAAATCATGCCGTCGCATTATTTCAATTATTTGAAGTGTTACCACTGTCATTTTTCATTTCACTGCTCACTGTCATTTTGATCATAACTTTTTTTGTTACATCATCTGATTCAGGCTCTTTAGTCATTGATTCACTCGCCTCTGGAGGAAGCATTAATACGCCGGCTTGGCAACGCGTGTTTTGGGCGGTACTTGAAGGTGCTGTGGCGGCTGTTTTATTAGTGGCAGGCGGACTAAGTGCGCTGCAAACCATGACCATAGCCAGTGCCTTACCCTTTGCTATTATTATGCTAATTGCCACGGCGGGGCTTTGGCGAGCTCTAAAAATTGAAGCCCATCGAGACACCAGCTTGCAAGCACATACACTTAATAGCCGCAACATTAACTTGTCTCACTGGAAGCGTCGTTTAGCGGCTATGGTCAATTACCCTAATAAAGAAAAAGTACATACTTTTATTGGTAGCGTGGTAGTTGAGGCAATGAAAGCCGTACAAGCAGAATTGAAATCTAGACAATGGCATGCAGTGGTAGAATTTGATACGGATTTAGGCCGCGCTCATTTAACGGTACTGCGCCATGAACATGTGGATTTTGTTTATGATATTCGCCTTACCGAGCATCCTATGCCAAGCTTTGCTTACTCAGAGCTAAAGCCTGATAACAACGATGCTGAAAAGTATTATAAGGCCGACGTGTTTTTACGTCGTGGTGGTCTGTCATACGATGTTTATGGCTACACTGAAGATGATATTGTGAAAGATATTCTCGACCAATTTGAAAACTACTTACACTTTCTAGGTAATAGCCCAGGCGAACTTCCTTGGGATATGGCCGAACATGATGACATGTTAAATACCGATAAAGCTTAACGGATACAGCCAGTATTGGTAAAAACGGTAATTAAAAATAAAAAAGGCACTGTAAAGTGCCTTTTTATTTACTCAAATATAATTACAGCGCGTTAAATACATCGTCTGTTTTAGCGGCACAAATAAAATCGTTTTTATGCAAACCTTTAATTGAATGGCTCCACCAAGTAACAGTTACTTTACCCCATTCGGTTAATAGACCAGGGTGATGGCCTTCGTCTTCAGCCATATCGCCAACTTTATTAGTAAATGCAATGGCCTGCTTAAAGTTTTTAAACTTATAAACGCGCTCTAATTGCATAATACCGTCGCGTACTTCCGGCACCCAATCAGGGATTTTTTTAATTAATTCAGCCAATTCTGCATCTGATACTTTTGGAGCATCTGCATGACAGGCTTCACATTTTTGTTCACTTAATGAAGACATTTTAAATCCTTAATTCTAGTGTTACTTTTATTAAAAAACTAACTAGCTAATTTTTCTTTTGGGGGAAATTTCGGCTCGTGTAAACCAAGCGCCTTAGCTTGCTCAACTAAAGTCATTATATCCATTTGCGATATTTCAAACAGATCATGAATCGAATTAATGGTGTAGTACAGCGGCTGCATAATATCAATACGGTATGGCGTGCGCAGCACATCTAACACATTCATTGGATTAATTTCTGGTGTATCAGAGTACACGTATTGGGTTTCTCCTGGGCTTGATAAAATACCGCCCCCGTAAATACGTAATCCTTTTTCAGTTTGCATCAAACCAAATTCGACCGTAAACCAATACATGCGCGCTAAATAAACGCGGTCTTTTTTCTCTGCCGCGTAACCTAGTTGCCCGTACTTATGCGTAAATTCAGCAAAGTCAGGATTTGTTAGCATGGCACAGTGGCCGAATATTTCATGAAAAATATCGG contains:
- a CDS encoding tetratricopeptide repeat protein gives rise to the protein MRLFVISWLILLCSKHVFANDFNTFEKKLDEAEDYLTVNPAQSITILENLTGLQLMPPELFIRWHLIYARTAVPTSHYDELYTSIDAIFQHHQTDYFKQKLTTIMSALGIWLRHAEYLDDAQYSFKCAYKYAQNDRQRLTLTNSMALVARSQDDFAKARALYLDSHKITTQLQLPNVTALIESNLGYLALDEGNIPEAERYFRSALSNNQNIDKRAGQISTGLNLLMVFLIQEQQINFERLYSPTATLTHAFPNEAKQALLFWLEIGYKNLTGGFISQKDKQQLQTAYEQLESDKMKQLVARYLANKLDVAVTLPAPIVAKDFTSPWFELVKQCDWKR
- a CDS encoding BCCT family transporter: MTKTALRSTILLPVFLPAVFIILLLVIGTSSNPELAGQAFSVALAWITETFGWFYMLSVAIFLVFIVSVAASSWGNIKLGPDHAEPQYSFGEWFAMLFSAGYGVALLYFGVAEPVLHYASPPSGAAETVDAAKQAMQIAFFHWGFHIWAIYGIVGLVLAYFAFRHGLPLSIRSALYPLIGDKIYGPIGHTVDVFAILGTLFGIATTLGLSVTQINAGLHYLWPNIPINTTVQITAIAVITAAATLSVVAGMDKGVKRLSIVNMTLAVSLMAFVFFIGPTIHILESFLQNTGSYLSGIVERTFNLQAYSRSDWIGNWTLFIFGWTIAWAPFVGMFIAKISRGRTIRQFVVGVMLVPTIFTFLWFSVFGDTALNLIMNEGFDTLIGDVQANHAVALFQLFEVLPLSFFISLLTVILIITFFVTSSDSGSLVIDSLASGGSINTPAWQRVFWAVLEGAVAAVLLVAGGLSALQTMTIASALPFAIIMLIATAGLWRALKIEAHRDTSLQAHTLNSRNINLSHWKRRLAAMVNYPNKEKVHTFIGSVVVEAMKAVQAELKSRQWHAVVEFDTDLGRAHLTVLRHEHVDFVYDIRLTEHPMPSFAYSELKPDNNDAEKYYKADVFLRRGGLSYDVYGYTEDDIVKDILDQFENYLHFLGNSPGELPWDMAEHDDMLNTDKA
- a CDS encoding 4a-hydroxytetrahydrobiopterin dehydratase, yielding MSSLSEQKCEACHADAPKVSDAELAELIKKIPDWVPEVRDGIMQLERVYKFKNFKQAIAFTNKVGDMAEDEGHHPGLLTEWGKVTVTWWSHSIKGLHKNDFICAAKTDDVFNAL
- the phhA gene encoding phenylalanine 4-monooxygenase produces the protein MAKASNYTSKTPDENGVIHWSDEENKIWSELVARQLACIEGKACDEYMEGLKKINLPHDRIPQLSELNEVLLATTGWQVAPVPALIDFDEFFRLLANKQFPVATFIRSREEFDYLQEPDIFHEIFGHCAMLTNPDFAEFTHKYGQLGYAAEKKDRVYLARMYWFTVEFGLMQTEKGLRIYGGGILSSPGETQYVYSDTPEINPMNVLDVLRTPYRIDIMQPLYYTINSIHDLFEISQMDIMTLVEQAKALGLHEPKFPPKEKLAS